The nucleotide window AGTGCAGAGCCCACCCTGAAAGGCCACCTGGCCTCGCTTTGCTGCACTAGGATTACTCTCTTTCCTGGAAGCTGGCAGGTGGACACCTCATAGGGACACTGGGAGGCCCAGAGGAGAAGAGGTACAGGAAACAGGTCTGTAACCCCGGGAAAGAAGATTCTTCTCTGGACCCTCGCACAGTTCCAGGCGCCTGTGGGTCCTCATTTGGTGTTTGGTGAGGTGTTTGGGCTCCGAATCTATTCTTAGTGGTCAGGCTAATCCCTGTCTGCTGGAGGAAAGGGCCCAAGCTCTCCCTGGAATCATAGCCCAGCCTCTGTTCTCCCGGGACCCCATCTCTGTAGGGAATGGAGACATTTACATGCAGACTCTCCACCCTTTCTGCGCTTTGACCAGCTGAGGCTTGACTTCCAGGGCTTCCTCTGCTCTCCTAAGTGAAGTGCTTCACTTGTCTGGGCACCAGCCACATAGCGCATTGTGGGAGTGCAGATAGAGCATGTGGGGCCAGTGCTTGAGTGAGTGCCTGGATCAGTGGCTGGACCGGTGTGAGGTGACACTGTTACTGTTATTAGTGATCCAATCCGTGGCTTGGGACGTCAGAGAAGGGAGGGACCATCCGGGCCCGCAGAGTTAGGGGAGGGTGGCCTAGCACTAGAGCCACAGGCAGGACAAGGAGAGCCCCAGCAAGGACAGGGAGTGTGTATGGCTTGTTTACAAGCGGCACCCCATGGCCCGTGCTGTCTTGGAGCGGCTTTTGCTCTTGGCAGCCGGGGCTCTTCAGCCAGCTTTGTACACTCCCCTTCCCTCCTGAGGCTCCACTGGTGCTGCTCTGAGGCCGGGTAGGGTTCGGGGCTCCCAGAAAGAGGCCTGGCCTCCGCTCTGCCCTGCCCTGGTATGCACTGTCTTCTGGGGCTCTCGCACTCTGTTCTGTCCGTTGGTCTCGGGGTTTCCCTGTCCAGTCTACCTTCTTTCTCTGTAACGAAGGGAAAGGCAGGGCTGCCCCAGGGCATTCATGGTCtccagctcactgtggcctcagcCTGCGCCTCCTCCACCCCTCAGCAGAAAGGCTGCCAGACCCAGCCATTGGAGTGTGTGATGAGTGGTAGCTTTGTGGCTTTGGGCAACTTTCTCAACCTCTCTGATCTTCAGCTTCCTCAGGAATACATGTGGTGTAATTTGGAGCCGCCAGGAGGAAATAAGATGGTGATAAAAGCGTTTGCGGTAGCATCTTGCCAGGGACATGCTGGGACAGGGTACTTGCTGGGTGTCCTTGTAAGTGTGTGCAGAACCAGCGTGTCAGGGAGATGTCTGGGAAGGTGAAGGGGACATGGGGGACTGGCTCCCAGTGGCTAGTGTAGCAGACAGGGTGGAGGCCAGTCCCCATGAGCAGTCTTTCTGGGTGTGGAGAACCCAGTGAGGGCAGAGAGGCCTGTTTCGGGGCCTGGCTGACTTTAGGATACAGTGAGATGCAGCGCTGTGGGTAGCTGGTACAAAGTGCAAAGTAGCTGGCCTGGTGTTGTGCTTATTCAAACagcttctggctgggcatggtggctcatgcctgtaatcccagcactttgggagactgaggtggaaggaggatccttgagtccaggagtttcagactggcctgggcaacatagggagatcccgtcttgccaggcatggtggtatgtgcctgtagtgccagctacttgggaggctgaggcaggaggatcccttgaggtcaggagttcgaggctgcagtgaaccatgattgtgccactgcactccagcctgggtgacagagcgagaccctgtctcaggaagaaaaaaaaaaaaaaaaaaaaaaaaagggcttccACTACCACATGCTCACCACACCCTGGTGTcctgctaagtgctttacaggGGCTTACCTCATGCAGTCCCTAGAAGCACCATGAGGTGTGCCCTACGGTCCACCTGTCCACCTGGCAGGAGCAGGAACAGCTCCAGTATCTCCCAGGTGTGGCTCCCAGATGCCCAGCTCCGGAGTCCCACAGCCTCCCAGGTGGGCATTTCCCACCTCCTCGAGTCCCCCTGGCGTCTTGGGGCCCTGGACCCCAGGGCATCTTGAGTGGCCCCATCTACTATCTTCTCTAAATGGTGTGATCACCTcactgagccttggttttctcatctgtaaaatggagcttcAGTAGGACCACCCCTGTTGTGGTCATTACCAGAATTCAAAGAGATAGGGCATGTAAGGCTCTCCACACAGGGTCTGGCTCACAGGAGGCAATAATTACACCAGTCCTCCATTGTCACCGTCCTCAGGCAGCCCCAGGGAACTGGCAGAGCCCTTGGCTGAGGCATCCAGGCTCTTTGCTGCCCTCTGGTGCTGAGGCTCAGTGTGGTCTTGCGTGGAGGAGGCTGGAATCATGACCCTCTAGTTCCCTGTGCTCCAACCTACCCACTCTGATAAACCTGCTGCAGGGGTAGGAATCGTCGGGGAAGGAGCCTTAGCCTCAAGGCCTGGCTTCTTGGCTTCCCAACTGTAATGACAGCTCCACACATTCCACAGAGGTGATGGTGTTGACAGGTATTTGGGAAATACCAGTTTTCTTTCCCAGCATATTTGTCCTTATTTTTTCAGGACATGGTAAACATTTTATTGTCATCCTAGCTTAAATAGAAAAAAGGCAGCAGTCTAGAATTTTGgtacatttcaaatatattttattactttccaTCTTAGAAAGAATATGAAACCTGCATGCAATGCTAATGGTTTCTGACATGTGCGTAGCATATAACACAGCAGTACAATGTGGCGTATACTGGGGGGCAGTGTGTGGAGGGGGCGTTCTTAAGGGTATATGTACAGAGGAAAGGGCGCATGGTCATCTTAGCTTTCGAAAGAGGACTGCACTGTTTAACATTGAAGAATTACATGGGGAATCACAAATATATTGCTTTAGTACTGCATGTTCCGTTGTGGTGAGGGAGAGAAACATGCTTTGAAGGTTTTCCCTTGTCAACAGAATGTGAGTCTGTAGCTGTGTATTGTgcatgtattcatatatttttaagttttctcctAAGGTTTTTGCTGACAGTGTTGGGAACCTCACATGCTTCTGAAGCATTAAATATTGAACCTGTGAACCTTTCAGAAACTCTCAGGTTGGGAAAGACCCCACATCTTCTTTAAGGATCATTTGTCTCGCCATCACAGGATCTTGGAAATGTTTCCTAGGGTGtgtaaaaattaaccaggggGGAATGAAGCACATTTTTCTGGCAACCAAACTTGAGTTCCTCAAAGAACAGATGCAGAGAGACCTGCTCCTGCTTGCCCGGCTACAGGGGCCACTGCAGAGTCACACTGAGGCTGTGACCGGCCATAAGCCCAGGAGAGCCCGTGGCAGCTGTGCCGAGGCGCCAGGACCTCTGAGCGGAAGCTTCCCAAGCTAGGAATGGAGCAACACTGCAATGAAATGTGTCCACCAAGCTCATTGTTCCTCCCGGGCGCTTATAAAGCTCAGATGTATAGTGACATATGGACAAATACAAAAAAGcatttcttaaaaaggaaaggCATGAGTTTTCCCCTTTTCGATAAAAAGCAGCCTGTGATGAAGTCTGGAGCACAAGAGAGATGGGTCTCACATCTGGAAGCCTTTCGCACGCagctataaaatgtaaaaactgacCGTTGGTAAAAAGTGCTTCATAACAATATATAACTTGTGTCTTATGCCTGGGAGaaagaaaggctttttttttttttttttttttttttaaatctgcaaagTCCTTTGCACAAGTCTCCCAACTGGTCTGGAGTTTTCCCATCAGAGATTTTTCACCCTATTCTTCGTAGACCCTAGGGAGAAAAAACACATGTGTAAGTGGCTCAGGACATGAGGCAGGCAGTTCACAAGCTGCTGGCTAAGTGGCTTCATTTGCATCTGGTCTGCAGGGACTGCGCCTGTCTTAGGACTACAGGAACCCCCAGGGAGAAGTGGGAGGGACCCTTCTGAGGATGTGGTCCCAGGGACCATGAAAACTCACACCAGTGTGGCTTTGTCTTTTCTAACCGTCTGCAATCTCACCTCTGCAATCTCATTTTGTCCTCAGAGGCCTATGGAGCAAACCAGCTttgcatatgaggaaactgaggcaccacaGACTTAAGATTTGCCCAGTGGCCACTGACTGTTAGTGGCAGGAATGCAGTCTCTCTCTAGCATGGTGGGCTGCTCCCGCACCTCCTTGTTTCTTTCCGCGTCTGTACTCGGCCTCTCTATTTAGAGAAAATAGCAAGGGTGGGAGGCATTCTCTACCTTGACTTAGGcttatatatttctttgtattttgccCAAAGAATGCATGTATTCCAGAAGAATGTTAGCTCTAGAAGCTGCTTCCTAGAGATAGAAGAGGTGGTTGGTGGGGTGGGGAAGTGGTGCAGGAGGCCTGTGCCCCTCAGTCCCTGCTCCTGGCTGCATTGCCTCATCTCTACTGGTTTCCAACCCCTCCTTCCCCTCACCTCTCAAGCTGTCCCCAGTTAgatattttgctttcttctagTTCTGCCCCATGGCTGCCCTGGGGCCGTACTTTACACTCAGCCTATCACTTCTCTGTCTTGTTCTTGATTTCTGAGTAAGACCACCGAATTACGCATTGAAATAAAATGCCTGACTCGGCGCTTCCTGTGGTGGCCGGAAGCTCCCTGAAAGCTCTGGTCTCTGAAGTGCACAGAGCTCCTCTGTGTGGCACCCATGGGCCTGAGCCCACCGTATAACCTTCTCCTTTCTCTAACCTAGCTttggcattctctctctctttctctgtacaAAGAGGACTTCAAACACTTCCTTTATTACTGTTCTACATTCATTaagatattttcaacttttttcaggggagagaggtggggagggcagggaccTTAACACTCCAAGAAAGAGGGGTGAACTAATTTTATAGCAAAGTGAGAGTAGGCCTGGTAGCTGAGAGGCTCTTGTCGCTATTATtggaattttcagaaaaaaaaaaaaaaaagcagggccaTGTTTAGACCTGTGGGTGCCTGCTTTTCCAGGTTGCAGCTCAGGTAGAGGGGAGGAGCAAGGTGAGTTAAAGGTTTGAGTATCCCCCAGCAGTCAGATCAAGATGTCCTTAGCCTCTTCCATAACCTGCCCATGGAATTAGCCTTCTGCCAGTTTTGATGACACAGGGCCTGGAGGGTGACAGAGAGTGGACTGGGCAGTTCTGGCCTTTGCCACATGAGCTGCCTGGCTTGACCAGAAAGAGGGCTTCATTCCCATcagatttatagaaaataatttctcgCTCTCATCACTTTCTATTTCAAGCAACTGCAGATGAGGCGGTTTTGGAGGCAGCAAAAAAGGCTCAGATACAGGGGTTGAGCCTGAGTGTCAGCTCTTGGAGAGCTGGTCACAGGGCTGAGCTTGGTGTGGCATGGCTGGGCCGGGTGATGGGAG belongs to Theropithecus gelada isolate Dixy chromosome 6, Tgel_1.0, whole genome shotgun sequence and includes:
- the CXCL14 gene encoding C-X-C motif chemokine 14 isoform X1, producing the protein MGKLQTSWETCAKDFADLKKKKKKKKAFLSPRHKTQVIYCYEALFTNGQFLHFIAACERLPDVRPISLVLQTSSQAAFYRKGENSCLSFLRNAFLYLSICHYTSELYKRPGGTMSLVDTFHCSVAPFLAWEASAQRSWRLGTAATGSPGLMAGHSLSVTLQWPL